The genomic DNA TACGCCAAACTAATCGCCGACATGGATGCCACCAGCCATACCGGAGTCATCTACGGAAAGAAGCCGACGATCGAAGTCCGAGCCCCCTCGGACTTCAATCAGTAGTCATTAGAAAGTCGAACCGGAGCGGCTGAAAGCTTCACAAGCTCCATCTGGTAGAACGTTTAAGTGCAGGCGTTGACGATCTGTTCGGCTCGGTCGCAGAGCGCTTTCGCTTCGTCGAGCGTGGGGGCTTCGGCGATGAAGCGGACGATCGGTTCGGTGTTGCTGCCGCGGACCAACAGCCAGCGGTCGGACCACGATAAGCGTAGACCATCGATCCGGCTGACCTCTGCATCGGGCAGCTCCGCCGCGATCTGGTCCATCGCCGCTGGCAACGCTTCGCGGCCGATCTCCGCTTTCGCTTTGTAGATCTCAAACCGCGGCAGCTCCGCCGCCAGTTCGGCGATCGATTTGCCGGTCGTTGCCATCAGTTCCAGGACGTGAGCCATGCCGACAAAGCTGTCGCGAACATAGCCTACGGCTGGATCGATCGGTCCGCCGTTCCCTTCGCCACCGTAGACCGCGGCGTTGGCGATCATCATGTCGGCAACGTTCGCTTCGCCGACGGCGCTGCGATAGGGAGTCGCCCCGGCGTCGATCGCCACTTGCTGCGACATGCTGCTGGTCGCCAGATTGATCACGATCGGGCCGGGCTGCTTCATCATCGCTCGCTGAACGCACATCGCGACGGTGTATTCTTCACCGATGAACTTGCCATCGGCATCGATCAACGCCAGTCGGTCGGCATCGGGATCTTGGCAGAAACCGACGTCGCAACCTCGGCTCTTGATCGTCTCGCAAACGCCTTGCAGATTTTCGGCCAGCGGTTCGGGAGGATGGGCGAACAGGCCGTTGGGCTCGTCTCCTAATACGATCACTCGGCAGCCGAGCGCTTCGAGCAGTCGTCGCCCCAGTGCGCTTCCCGATCCGTGGTTGCTGTCCAAGACAACGGAGAAGTTCTGTTTGCGGATCGCTTCGACATCGACAGTCGCCAACACCGCGTCCAGGTGCGATGCGTGCGGATCGTCGATATCGCAGCAGCTGCCCAAAGCGTCGGCCGCCTTCCACGAGATCGAATCGTTCAAGTACAGCTCGCGGACCTTGGCTCCGCTGGCAGCATCCAACACGCGGCCGGCGGCGGAGAAGAGTTTGATGCCATTGTAGGCGGGAGGATTATGGGATGCGGAGATCTGGACCGCTCCGGCCGCCTTAAATTGTTTCACCAGCACGCCGACGGTCGGCGTGGCGGCGACGCCCGCGTCCAACACATCGCGGCCACAGGCGACGATCGCCGCGGCGGCCAGATCGCGCAACATCGGTCCGCTGGTCCGGCCGTCGTACGAGAGCACCACGGGGCCCGGTGCGGTCAATTGGTTGCAGAACGCTGCCAAATAGCGGGCCGCAACCGGAGGAGTCAACGTCTCCCCGACAATCCCTCGCAATCCGCTGACGCTAATAATCAGTTCCGACATCTTTTCGTTTTACCCTTTTACTAATCTCAGCTTACGAGTCCGCCCGGCTGCTGGTTGCCAGCCCCAATACCCAGGCTTTAGAATCTCAGCAGACTGAAGTTTTCAGCCTTTTTTCAGCTTGCAATCCATTGATTTTGCCACGGCCCGGCAATCGGACCGCTACCCCCATCGGGTCACCTAACAAACGAAAGAATACGCGATCCCCATGACACAAACAGCCCCCACGATCACGGTTGAAACGGCGCTTGCACAAATCGCAACAGCTCATACCGCGGGCAAATTGACCGCCGGTGCCGTCGAGAATCTCCGCGCGTGGCTCAGCGAAGACCGGTATGCCGCTTATCGCAACGATATCGTGCGGCACATCGAAGACGAAAAGTGGCAGAAATTGGACGACGTCTTCTGGACGATCATCCCGTTCGGCACCGGTGGCCGCCGCGGACGGATGTACGATTTTGGATCCAACGCGATCAACGACCGCACGATCGGCGAGAGCGCTCAGGGGCTGGCGACTTATGTCAAGCAACAGCACCAAGGTTCGGCCAGCGGGCTGTCGTGTGCGATCGCTTACGACACGCGGCACAAATCGCGGCACTTCGCCGAATTGTGCGCCGGGATCATGGTCGCCAACGGCTTCAAGGTCTACTTCTTGGACGACTATCGCGCCACGCCGCAACTCTCCTTCGCCGTCCGCGAAAAGCACTGCAGCTGTGGCATCATGGTCACCGCCAGCCACAATCCACCAAGCGACAACGCGGTAAAGGTCTATTGGTCGACGGGCGGTCAAGTTCTGCCGCCGCACGACAAAGCGATCATCGACCGCGTGATGTCGACCGACGCGATCGAAGTCGTTGCGTTTGCTGACGCATTGGCCGACGGCCGCGTCGAGATCTGCACCGAAGAGATCGACAAGGCGTTCACCGATAACGTGACAGCTTGCAGTTTCAGTGGCCCGCGCGACGCGAAGATCTTGTTCACGCCACTGCACGGCGTAGGATCGGCTGCCGTCCTACCGGTTTTGGAACGCGTTGGATTCTCCGACGTCGAAGTCTTCCAACCGCACGCCGAACCAAGCGGCGATTTCCCCAACGTCCCCGGGCACGTTTCCAATCCCGAGAACAAACAAGTCTTCGACGCACCGATCGAACAAGCCAGCAAAGAAGGCTTCGATCTCGTGATGGCGACCGATCCCGATTGCGATCGCTTGGGTTGTGCGGCGCCGTTGACGACCGAAGCGGGCAGCCCTTGGGCGACGCTGACCGGCAACCAGATCGGCGCGTTGCTGGCCGATTATGTGCTCAACAGCCGCAAGGCCGAAGGGAGCCTTTGCAGCGACGACTACATCGTCACCACGCTGGTCACCACCGCGATGGCCAGCCGGATCGCCGAACACTACGGCTGCCGCTGCGAGAACAATAACCTCGTCGGATTCAAATACATCGCCGGCGTGATGGATCGCGAAGGAGCCGACAAGTTCGCTTTCGGCTTCGAAGAATCGCACGGTTACCTGATCGGTAAATACGCTCGCGACAAAGACGCCGCGGCGGCCTGCATGTTGATGAGCGAATTGGTGGCGAAGCTGAAGAGCGAAGGAAAAACGATCCACCAGCAGATGGATTCGCTCTCGCAAACTCATGGCCTGCACGCCGAACATCTGATCAACGTGATGATGGAAGGTAGCGAGGGGATGGCGCTGATGACCAAGTTGATGGCCAAGTATCGCCAGGATCCGCCCAAGGAGATCGGCGGCATGAAGGTCGCTCAGGTCCGCGATTACACCGCCAAGACGATCACCACAGCCGATGGATCGACGTCGCCGTTGGACGGTCCCGACGGCGATCTGGTGATTTTGGATCTCGACCAGTCGGGGAACTACTTCGCCGTTCGCCCGAGCGGAACCGAGCCGAAGGTGAAATTCTACGTCTTTACCTATCTGCCACCTGAGGAGTCGCAAGATCTGCCAGCGGCCAAGGCCAAGCTGGCCGATCGCTTGGCGGCGATGGAAGTCGACGTCCGCGCGTTCGCCAAGACCGTGTCGTAGTCGTCGCTCGCGTTGCCGACGTCAAACGATGGATCAACGATGGAGAGGTCGCTGCCCGACGCAGCGACCTCTCTTTATTGGAGCGATCCGGTCCGGCAACTTGGCCTCAACGGTCAGCGGTTTCCCCAAAACGCATCGAAATCCGGGTTTGACCACGT from Rosistilla oblonga includes the following:
- a CDS encoding phospho-sugar mutase, with the translated sequence MTQTAPTITVETALAQIATAHTAGKLTAGAVENLRAWLSEDRYAAYRNDIVRHIEDEKWQKLDDVFWTIIPFGTGGRRGRMYDFGSNAINDRTIGESAQGLATYVKQQHQGSASGLSCAIAYDTRHKSRHFAELCAGIMVANGFKVYFLDDYRATPQLSFAVREKHCSCGIMVTASHNPPSDNAVKVYWSTGGQVLPPHDKAIIDRVMSTDAIEVVAFADALADGRVEICTEEIDKAFTDNVTACSFSGPRDAKILFTPLHGVGSAAVLPVLERVGFSDVEVFQPHAEPSGDFPNVPGHVSNPENKQVFDAPIEQASKEGFDLVMATDPDCDRLGCAAPLTTEAGSPWATLTGNQIGALLADYVLNSRKAEGSLCSDDYIVTTLVTTAMASRIAEHYGCRCENNNLVGFKYIAGVMDREGADKFAFGFEESHGYLIGKYARDKDAAAACMLMSELVAKLKSEGKTIHQQMDSLSQTHGLHAEHLINVMMEGSEGMALMTKLMAKYRQDPPKEIGGMKVAQVRDYTAKTITTADGSTSPLDGPDGDLVILDLDQSGNYFAVRPSGTEPKVKFYVFTYLPPEESQDLPAAKAKLADRLAAMEVDVRAFAKTVS
- the glmM gene encoding phosphoglucosamine mutase — protein: MSELIISVSGLRGIVGETLTPPVAARYLAAFCNQLTAPGPVVLSYDGRTSGPMLRDLAAAAIVACGRDVLDAGVAATPTVGVLVKQFKAAGAVQISASHNPPAYNGIKLFSAAGRVLDAASGAKVRELYLNDSISWKAADALGSCCDIDDPHASHLDAVLATVDVEAIRKQNFSVVLDSNHGSGSALGRRLLEALGCRVIVLGDEPNGLFAHPPEPLAENLQGVCETIKSRGCDVGFCQDPDADRLALIDADGKFIGEEYTVAMCVQRAMMKQPGPIVINLATSSMSQQVAIDAGATPYRSAVGEANVADMMIANAAVYGGEGNGGPIDPAVGYVRDSFVGMAHVLELMATTGKSIAELAAELPRFEIYKAKAEIGREALPAAMDQIAAELPDAEVSRIDGLRLSWSDRWLLVRGSNTEPIVRFIAEAPTLDEAKALCDRAEQIVNACT